In one window of Streptomyces roseofulvus DNA:
- a CDS encoding patatin-like phospholipase family protein — translation MSDKGTPTGELAAAGTAGTSGGRTALVLGAGGLVGAAWEVGILHGLAEAGVDLTGADLVVGSSAGAVVGALVTSGTTSLAELYERQLDGTDTEPAVRFGAGTLLRYTLAVLTSRTPEAYGRKLGRLALRARTVDEATRRATVAKRLGDVTDWPADGRLRLTAVDAESGALGVFDGRSGGAGGAGGADRADGAGGADGAGGAAVGLVDAVTASCAIPGAWPPATLAGRRWIDGGIHSTANAHLAAGWERVVVIAPNAMGNKAVHAPARQAGDLIAAGARVKVITPGADAKAVIGARALDPAQRGAAARAGRAQAAAHARSVAAVWTG, via the coding sequence ATGAGCGACAAGGGGACGCCCACGGGCGAGCTTGCGGCGGCGGGGACGGCAGGGACGTCGGGTGGCAGGACGGCACTCGTCCTCGGAGCGGGCGGGCTCGTCGGCGCCGCCTGGGAGGTCGGGATCCTCCACGGACTCGCCGAGGCGGGTGTCGACCTCACCGGCGCCGACCTGGTCGTCGGCAGCTCGGCCGGCGCCGTCGTCGGAGCCCTCGTCACCTCCGGCACCACCTCCCTCGCCGAGCTGTACGAGCGTCAGCTCGACGGCACGGACACCGAACCGGCCGTCCGCTTCGGCGCCGGGACCCTCCTCCGCTACACCCTCGCCGTGCTCACCTCCCGCACCCCGGAGGCGTACGGACGCAAGCTCGGACGGCTCGCCCTGCGCGCCCGCACCGTGGACGAGGCCACCCGGCGGGCCACCGTCGCGAAGCGGCTCGGCGACGTCACGGACTGGCCCGCCGACGGCCGGCTGCGGCTGACCGCGGTCGACGCGGAGAGCGGCGCGCTCGGCGTCTTCGACGGCCGGAGCGGGGGAGCCGGCGGTGCTGGTGGCGCGGACCGGGCTGATGGGGCCGGTGGTGCGGACGGGGCCGGCGGGGCCGCTGTCGGGCTCGTCGACGCGGTCACCGCCAGCTGCGCGATCCCCGGCGCCTGGCCGCCGGCGACGCTCGCCGGGCGGCGCTGGATCGACGGCGGCATCCACTCCACCGCCAACGCCCATCTGGCGGCCGGCTGGGAGCGGGTGGTCGTCATCGCGCCCAACGCGATGGGCAACAAGGCCGTGCACGCCCCCGCCCGCCAGGCCGGCGACCTCATCGCCGCCGGCGCGCGCGTCAAGGTCATCACCCCCGGCGCGGACGCCAAGGCCGTGATCGGCGCCCGCGCGCTCGACCCCGCCCAGCGGGGCGCCGCCGCCCGCGCCGGACGCGCCCAGGCCGCCGCGCACGCGCGGTCGGTCGCGGCCGTGTGGACGGGCTGA
- a CDS encoding thiolase family protein, with amino-acid sequence MRDAVVVEAVRTPIGRGKPGGSLAHVHPVALLSHTLRALIERSGVVPALVDDVIGGTVDQVGEQAMNTTRYAWLGAGLPETVPATTVDRQCGSSQQAVHFAAQGVLSGAYDIAIACGVESMSRVPMWSNVPPGADPFGPGVAARYPGGLVPQGISAELIAAKWSLGRAAMDEFAAASHHKAARAWEAGLFDAEVVPYEDVRRDASIRPGTTPEILAGLRPAFEDPGFAERFPQIDWSVTAGNSSPVNDGASAVLVMAADTARALGLRPLARLHSFAVTGSDPLLMLTGVIPATEKALRRGGLDLADIDLFEINEAFASVVLAWQQETGADPAKVNVHGGAIALGHPLGASGTRLTTTLVHALRARGARYGLQAMCEAGGLANAMIVEAL; translated from the coding sequence ATGCGTGACGCCGTCGTCGTCGAAGCCGTCAGGACCCCGATCGGCAGGGGCAAGCCGGGCGGTTCCCTCGCCCACGTCCACCCCGTCGCCCTCCTCTCCCACACCCTCCGCGCCCTGATCGAGCGGAGCGGCGTCGTCCCCGCCCTCGTCGACGACGTCATCGGCGGCACCGTCGACCAGGTCGGCGAGCAGGCCATGAACACCACGCGGTACGCCTGGCTCGGCGCCGGCCTCCCCGAGACCGTCCCCGCCACCACCGTCGACCGCCAGTGCGGCTCCTCCCAGCAGGCCGTCCACTTCGCCGCCCAGGGCGTCCTCTCCGGCGCGTACGACATCGCGATCGCGTGCGGCGTCGAGTCCATGAGCCGCGTCCCCATGTGGTCCAACGTGCCGCCCGGCGCCGACCCCTTCGGCCCCGGCGTCGCCGCCCGCTACCCCGGCGGGCTCGTCCCGCAGGGCATCAGCGCCGAACTGATCGCCGCCAAGTGGTCCCTCGGCCGCGCCGCCATGGACGAGTTCGCCGCCGCCTCGCACCACAAGGCCGCCCGCGCCTGGGAGGCCGGGCTCTTCGACGCCGAGGTCGTGCCGTACGAGGACGTCCGCCGCGACGCGTCGATACGGCCCGGCACCACCCCGGAGATCCTCGCCGGACTCCGCCCCGCCTTCGAGGACCCCGGCTTCGCCGAGCGGTTCCCGCAGATCGACTGGTCCGTCACCGCCGGCAACAGCAGCCCCGTCAACGACGGCGCCTCCGCCGTCCTCGTGATGGCCGCCGACACCGCCCGCGCCCTCGGCCTGCGGCCGCTCGCCCGGCTGCACTCCTTCGCCGTCACCGGCTCCGACCCGCTGCTCATGCTCACCGGCGTCATCCCCGCCACCGAGAAGGCCCTCCGCCGCGGCGGGCTCGACCTCGCCGACATCGACCTCTTCGAGATCAACGAGGCCTTCGCGAGCGTGGTCCTCGCCTGGCAGCAGGAGACCGGCGCCGACCCCGCCAAGGTCAACGTGCACGGCGGCGCGATCGCCCTCGGCCACCCCCTGGGCGCCAGCGGCACCCGCCTCACCACGACCCTGGTCCACGCCCTGCGCGCCCGCGGCGCCCGTTACGGCCTCCAGGCCATGTGCGAGGCCGGCGGGCTCGCCAACGCGATGATCGTCGAGGCCCTCTGA
- a CDS encoding fused MFS/spermidine synthase — MNEQIPVLRDVDHGTARLMPDVDRERAWLLTVDGAPQSYVDLDAPDHLEFEYARRLGHVVDGAAAEGAPLDVLHLGGGALSLPRYVSVTRPGSRQDVVEADAGLVALVADHLPLPEGSGVTVHTDDARAWLEAAPADSADLIVGDVFGGSRVPAHLTSLAYARELRRVLRRGGIYAANLADGAPFAFLRGQLATFAAVFPELALVAEPAVLRGRRFGNAILVASDAPLDLPGLTRRAAGDAFPARVEHGDALRRFTGDAAPVDDAEAVGSPVPPDGAFGIG, encoded by the coding sequence GTGAACGAGCAGATCCCCGTCCTGCGCGACGTCGACCACGGCACCGCGCGTCTCATGCCCGACGTGGACCGGGAGCGGGCCTGGCTCCTCACGGTCGACGGCGCGCCGCAGTCGTACGTCGACCTCGACGCCCCCGACCACCTCGAGTTCGAGTACGCCCGCAGGCTCGGCCACGTCGTCGACGGCGCCGCCGCGGAGGGTGCGCCGCTGGACGTGCTCCACCTCGGCGGCGGCGCGCTCTCGCTGCCCCGCTACGTCTCCGTCACCCGGCCCGGCTCGCGCCAGGACGTCGTCGAGGCGGACGCCGGACTCGTCGCGCTGGTCGCCGACCACCTGCCGCTGCCCGAGGGCTCCGGTGTCACCGTGCACACCGACGACGCGCGCGCCTGGTTGGAGGCGGCGCCCGCCGACTCGGCCGACCTCATCGTCGGCGACGTCTTCGGCGGCTCCCGCGTCCCCGCGCACCTCACCTCCCTCGCGTACGCGCGCGAGCTCCGGCGCGTGCTGCGCCGGGGCGGGATCTACGCGGCCAACCTGGCCGACGGCGCGCCGTTCGCCTTCCTCCGGGGGCAGCTCGCCACGTTCGCGGCGGTCTTCCCCGAACTGGCGCTGGTCGCCGAGCCGGCGGTGCTGCGCGGCCGGCGGTTCGGGAACGCGATCCTGGTCGCCTCCGACGCACCCCTCGACCTGCCCGGCCTCACCCGTCGCGCGGCCGGGGACGCCTTCCCGGCCCGCGTCGAACACGGCGACGCGCTTCGCCGGTTCACCGGCGACGCGGCCCCCGTGGACGACGCGGAGGCCGTGGGCTCACCCGTTCCGCCGGACGGCGCCTTCGGCATCGGCTGA
- a CDS encoding TVP38/TMEM64 family protein, whose product MLAPVPRPSDPLAVRCSRALLSPRSRLSLLALVLLTAGSLVLLYEPQRLLASGWPGAGGAGAVLLFALAYGLCTAAFVPRPVLNLAAGALFGSAAGLTAAVAGTVLGAGLSFTLGRVLGQEALRPLLRGRWLRAADGQLSRHGFRSMLAIRLFPGVPFAAANYCAAVSRMGYVPFLLATAIGTVPNTAAYVVAGARADEPGSPAFLLSAGFIVLSGLAAAVVAWRKRHALRRPATAAAAPAVPEREPVAAP is encoded by the coding sequence ATGCTCGCTCCCGTGCCCCGGCCGTCGGACCCGCTCGCCGTCCGCTGCTCCCGGGCCCTGCTCTCGCCCCGGTCGCGGCTCTCGCTGCTCGCCCTCGTCCTGCTGACCGCCGGGAGCCTGGTGCTGCTGTACGAGCCGCAGCGGCTGCTGGCCTCGGGGTGGCCCGGGGCGGGCGGCGCGGGCGCGGTGCTGCTGTTCGCCCTGGCGTACGGGCTGTGCACGGCGGCGTTCGTGCCGCGCCCGGTGCTGAACCTGGCGGCGGGCGCGCTCTTCGGGTCGGCGGCCGGTCTGACGGCGGCGGTCGCGGGGACGGTGCTGGGCGCGGGCCTGTCGTTCACGCTGGGCCGGGTGCTGGGGCAGGAGGCGCTGCGGCCGCTGCTCAGGGGGCGGTGGCTGCGGGCCGCGGACGGGCAGCTGAGCCGGCACGGTTTCCGCTCGATGCTGGCCATCCGGCTGTTCCCGGGGGTGCCGTTCGCCGCCGCCAACTACTGCGCGGCGGTCTCCCGGATGGGGTACGTGCCGTTCCTGCTGGCGACGGCGATCGGGACGGTGCCGAACACGGCGGCCTACGTGGTGGCCGGGGCCCGGGCGGACGAGCCGGGGTCGCCGGCGTTCCTGCTCTCCGCGGGGTTCATCGTCCTGTCGGGGCTGGCGGCGGCGGTGGTCGCGTGGCGGAAGCGGCACGCGCTGCGGCGCCCGGCGACCGCCGCCGCGGCCCCGGCCGTGCCGGAGCGCGAGCCGGTCGCCGCTCCCTAG
- a CDS encoding DNA alkylation repair protein, which produces MIAVMCAMSGRDTAVPVPGSELADTLLTRLTTLYPAAGNPFRAQEMVAYMKGVAPFLGIRTPERRTLSRTVLDGLPRPGEDDCAAVALRCFALPEREYHYFAVDYLRRHVKRCSSGFLPVARRLVTTVSWWDTVDHLAVHVVGGLVAADPALADEMDLWIDDEDPWIARTALLHQLRFKDDTDADRLFAYCLRRAADTDFFLRKAIGWSLREYAKTAPGEVRAFLADNRSLFSPLSVREALKHL; this is translated from the coding sequence ATGATCGCCGTAATGTGCGCCATGTCCGGCCGCGATACGGCCGTTCCCGTCCCCGGCAGCGAGCTCGCCGACACCCTCCTGACCCGGCTCACCACGCTCTACCCCGCCGCCGGGAACCCCTTCCGGGCCCAGGAGATGGTCGCGTACATGAAGGGGGTGGCGCCCTTCCTCGGCATCCGGACGCCCGAGCGCCGAACGCTCTCCCGCACCGTCCTCGACGGCCTCCCGCGCCCCGGCGAGGACGACTGCGCCGCCGTGGCCCTGCGCTGCTTCGCCCTCCCCGAGCGCGAGTACCACTACTTCGCCGTCGACTACCTGCGCCGCCATGTGAAGCGCTGCTCGTCCGGCTTCCTGCCCGTCGCCCGCCGGCTCGTGACGACCGTCTCGTGGTGGGACACGGTCGACCACCTCGCGGTCCACGTCGTGGGCGGGCTCGTCGCCGCCGACCCCGCGCTGGCCGACGAGATGGACCTCTGGATCGACGACGAGGACCCGTGGATCGCCCGCACGGCCCTCCTCCACCAACTGCGGTTCAAGGACGACACGGACGCGGACCGGCTCTTCGCCTACTGCCTGCGGCGCGCCGCCGACACCGACTTCTTCCTCCGCAAGGCGATCGGCTGGAGCCTGCGCGAGTACGCCAAGACCGCACCCGGCGAGGTGCGGGCCTTCCTCGCGGACAACCGCTCCCTCTTCTCCCCGCTCTCCGTCCGCGAGGCGCTCAAGCACCTGTGA